From the genome of Paracidovorax avenae:
CGATCAGCACCTCGCCACGCTTCGGGACGGGCGTAGGCAGCTCGGTCCAGGCGAGGTTGTCCACGCCCGTGGGCTGGGTGCAAAGCCATGCATGCATGCGGAGTCTCCTTCGGTGGTTGCGCGGGCATCATAGGCGCCCGGTGCGCGGGGGCGATGTCCCTGGAGCGACGGCCCCCCGCCGGCGGCCCTCCGTGGGGCGGGCCCTACAATCTTCGCGCACTCCGCCCTCAGCGACCCCATGAAGATCCTTCTTTCCAACGATGACGGCTACCAGGCGCCGGGCATCGTGGCGCTCCATGCCGCACTGCGCGAGATCCCCGGCGTCGATGTCGACGTGGTGGCTCCAGAGCACAACAACAGTGCCAAGTCCAACGCGCTCACGCTGCATTCGCCCCTGTACGTCCACCAGGCGGCCAACGGCTTCCGCTACGTGAACGGCACCCCCGCCGACTGCGTGCACATCGCGCTCACCGGGCTGCTGGGCTTCCGGCCCGACCTGGTCGTCTCCGGCATCAACAATGGCGCCAACATGGGCGACGACACCATCTATTCCGGCACCGTGGGTGCGGCCATGGAGGGCTACCTGTTCGGCGTGCCGGCCATCGCCTTTTCCCAGGTGGACAAGGGGTGGGGCGAAATCGAGTCGGCCGCGCGCAAGGCGCGCGAAATGATCGAGCAGATGCACGCGCAGCACCTGGTCGGGGAGGTGCCCTGGCTGCTGAACGTCAATATTCCCAACCTGCCTTTCGAACAACTGCGCCCGGTGAAGGTCTGCCGCCTGGGCCGGCGCCATGCGGCCGAGCGGGTGATCGAGCAGGAGAGTCCGCGCGGCGAGCGCATGTACTGGATCGGCGGCGCCGGCCCGGCCAAGGACGACTCCGAGGGCACGGATTTCCACGCCACCGCGCTCGGCCACGTGGCGCTCACCCCCCTGAAGGTGGACCTGACCGACCACGAGGGCCTGGCGTACTGGTCCGACACGGCGGGGCGCCTCGCCCAGCCATCGGCCGAGGCCGCCGGGGCGCTGTGATGCATCGGCGGCCCGGTTTTCCCGCTCGGCTCGATACGCCGCCCGCGCCCGGCGCGCCACGTGCACCGGCGCCCGCGCGCGCCCCGCTGCCCGGAGGTGGTCCGGCGGCCGGGCCGGTGCCGCACGGACTGGGGCTGGATTCAGCCGCCGTGCGCGCGCGCATGGTGCAGCGCCTCGCCGCCGGCGGGATCACGTCGCCCGCCGTGCTCCAGGCCATGGGCTCGGTGGAGCGGCACCGTTTCGTGGACACCGCGCTCGTCAACCAGGCCTACGAGGACACCAGCCTGCCCATCGGTCTCGGGCAGACGATCTCCAAGCCCAGCATCGTGGCCCGCATGACCGAACTGCTGCTGGGGGCCGAGGGCGCCCGCGCGGGCGGCCTGGGGCGCGTGCTGGAAATCGGCACCGGATGCGGCTACCAGGCCGCGGTGCTCGCCCGGGTGGCGCGGGAGGTGTACACCATCGAGCGGCTGCGCGCGTTGCATGAGAAGGCCCGCGACAATCTGCGCCCCTGGCGGTTGACCAATGCGCACCTGATCCTGGGCGACGGCATGGCCGGCTACGCCAAGGGCGCACCCTATGCCGCCATCATCGCCGCCGCGGGCGGTGAAACCATTCCCGACGCCTGGGTCCAACAGCTCGCCGTGGGAGGGCGCCTCGTCGCCCCCATGGCCGCGGCGGGCGGGCGGCAGGTCCTCGTCGTGATCGACAGGACTCCCCACGGGCTTCAGCAGAGCACGTTGGAGGCCGTACATTTTGTCCCCCTAAAATCGGGGATTGCCTGAAGGAATTGCTTATGCTGGTATCGCGTGGTCTTGTGGCTTGGAGTTCGGTGGCGTTGGCGGTCGTGGTGCTGGCCGGCTGCGGAACCCGCGTCAACAGGGCTCCGGTGGAAGACCGCGGCACCGCCGCATCTTCCTCGTCCACTGCGCCGCAGTCCGGCGTCGTCGTCGGCACGCCGCCGAAGCCCCTGCCGGGGGCCGAGAACGCCGGCAAGCCCGGCTACTACAGCGTGAAGCCCGGCGACACCCTCATCCGCATCGGGCTCGAATCCGGCCAGAGCTGGAAGGACATCGCCCGCTGGAACAACCTGGACAACCCCAACCTCATCGAGGTCGGCCAGGTGCTGCGGGTCGTGCCGCCCGGCACCACGCCGCCCGCGCAGGTAGCCGCCGATACCGGCGTGGTCACACGCCCCGTAACCTCCACCGCCATCGCACCCGCCCCGGCGGCGTCCGGTGCGAGCGCGCCGCGCAGCGGTGCATCCGCCGTGGCGGCAGCGC
Proteins encoded in this window:
- the surE gene encoding 5'/3'-nucleotidase SurE; amino-acid sequence: MKILLSNDDGYQAPGIVALHAALREIPGVDVDVVAPEHNNSAKSNALTLHSPLYVHQAANGFRYVNGTPADCVHIALTGLLGFRPDLVVSGINNGANMGDDTIYSGTVGAAMEGYLFGVPAIAFSQVDKGWGEIESAARKAREMIEQMHAQHLVGEVPWLLNVNIPNLPFEQLRPVKVCRLGRRHAAERVIEQESPRGERMYWIGGAGPAKDDSEGTDFHATALGHVALTPLKVDLTDHEGLAYWSDTAGRLAQPSAEAAGAL
- a CDS encoding protein-L-isoaspartate(D-aspartate) O-methyltransferase yields the protein MHRRPGFPARLDTPPAPGAPRAPAPARAPLPGGGPAAGPVPHGLGLDSAAVRARMVQRLAAGGITSPAVLQAMGSVERHRFVDTALVNQAYEDTSLPIGLGQTISKPSIVARMTELLLGAEGARAGGLGRVLEIGTGCGYQAAVLARVAREVYTIERLRALHEKARDNLRPWRLTNAHLILGDGMAGYAKGAPYAAIIAAAGGETIPDAWVQQLAVGGRLVAPMAAAGGRQVLVVIDRTPHGLQQSTLEAVHFVPLKSGIA
- a CDS encoding peptidoglycan DD-metalloendopeptidase family protein codes for the protein MLVSRGLVAWSSVALAVVVLAGCGTRVNRAPVEDRGTAASSSSTAPQSGVVVGTPPKPLPGAENAGKPGYYSVKPGDTLIRIGLESGQSWKDIARWNNLDNPNLIEVGQVLRVVPPGTTPPAQVAADTGVVTRPVTSTAIAPAPAASGASAPRSGASAVAAAPAPAPAPAPAAGGGDDDMAFIWPASGSLVAGFDEARNKGYDIAGKAGDPVLAAADGRVVYAGAGLRGYGNLVILKHNNTYLTAYAHNQTLLVKEDQSVRRGQKIAEMGSSDTDRVKLHFEIRRQGKPVDPARYLPAR